The Callithrix jacchus isolate 240 chromosome X, calJac240_pri, whole genome shotgun sequence genome contains a region encoding:
- the TLR7 gene encoding toll-like receptor 7 — MVFPMWTLKRQFLILFNIILISKLLGARWFPKTLPCDVTLDVTENHVIVDCTDKHLTEIPGDIPTNTTNLTLTINHIPDISPASFHRLDHLVEIDFRCNCVPIRLGSKNNVCTRRLQIKPRSFSGLTYLKSLYLDGNQLLEIPQGLPPSLQLLSLEANNIFSIRKENLTELANIEILYLGQNCYYRNPCNVSYSIEEDAFLNLTKLKVLSLRDNNVTTIPTVLPSTLTELYLLNNMIAKIQEGDFNNLNQLQILDLGGNCPRCYNAPYPCTPCENNSPLQIPENAFDALTELKVLRLRSTSLQHVPARWFKNINNLQELDLSQNFLAKEIGDAKFLHFLPNLIQLDLSFNFELQVYRAFMNLSQAFSSLKSLKILRIRGYVFKELQSFNLLPLHNLQNLEVLDLGTNFIKIANLSMFKQFKRLKVIDLSVNKISPSGDSSEVGFCSNARTSVESSEPQVLEQLHYFKYDEYARSCRFKTKEASFVPINESCHQYEHTLDLSRNNIFFVKSSDFQHLSFLECLNLSGNSIGQTLSGSEFQPLVELKYLDFSNNRLDLLHSTAFEELHKLEVLDISSNSHYFQSEGITHMLNFTKNLKALQKLMMNDNDISSSTSRTMESESLRTLEFRGNHLDVLWRDGDNRYLQLFKNLLKLEELDISRNSLSFLPPGVFDGMPPNLKNLSLAKNGLKSFNWGKLQCLKNLDTLDLSHNQLTTVPERLSNCSRSLKKLILKNNQIRRLTKYFLQDAFQLRYLDLSSNKIQMIQKTSFPENVLNNLEMLLLHHNRFLCTCDAVWFVWWVNHTEVTIPYLATDVTCVGPGAHKGQSVVSLDLYTCELDLTNLILFSLSISASLFLMVIMTASHLYFWDVWYIYHFCKAKIKGYQRLISPDSCYDAFIVYDTKDPAVTEWVLAELVAKLEDPREKHFNLCLEERDWLPGQPVLENLSQSIQLSKKTVFVMTDKYAKTENFKIAFYLSHQRLMDEKVDVIILIFLEKPFQKSKFLQLRKRLCGRSVLEWPTNPQAHPYFWQCLKNALAADNHVAYSQVFKETV, encoded by the coding sequence GTGTTTCCAATGTGGACACTGAAGAGACAATTTCTTATCCTTTTTAACATAATCCTAATTTCCAAACTCCTTGGGGCTAGATGGTTTCCTAAAACTCTGCCCTGTGATGTCACTCTGGATGTTACAGAGAACCATGTGATCGTAGACTGCACAGACAAGCATTTGACAGAGATTCCTGGAGATATTCCCACCAACACCACGAACCTCACCCTCACCATTAACCACATACCAGACATCTCCCCAGCGTCCTTTCACAGACTGGACCACCTGGTAGAAATCGATTTCAGATGCAACTGTGTACCTATTCGACTTGGGTCAAAAAACAACGTGTGCACCAGGAGGCTCCAGATTAAACCCAGAAGCTTTAGTGGACTCACTTATTTAAAATCCCTTTACCTGGATGGAAACCAGCTTCTAGAGATACCGCAGGGCCTTCCGCCCAGCTTACAGCTTCTTAGCCTTGAAGCCAACAACATCTTTTCCATCAGAAAAGAGAATCTAACAGAACTGGCCAACATAGAAATACTCTACCTGGGCCAAAACTGTTATTATCGAAATCCTTGTAATGTTTCATATTCAATAGAAGAAGATGCCTTCCTAAATTTGACAAAGTTAAAAGTGCTCTCCCTGAGAGATAACAATGTCACGACCATCCCTACTGTTTTGCCATCTACTTTAACAGAACTCTATCTGCTCAACAACATGATTGCAAAAATACAAGAAGGTGATTTTAATAACCTCAACCAATTACAAATTCTGGACCTAGGTGGAAATTGCCCTCGTTGTTATAATGCCCCATATCCTTGTACACCATGTGAAAATAATTCTCCCCTACAGATCCCTGAAAATGCTTTTGATGCACTGACAGAATTAAAAGTTTTACGTCTGCGCAGTACCTCTCTTCAGCATGTGCCTGCAAGATGGTTTAAGAACATCAACAACCTCCAGGAACTAGATCTGTCCCAAAACTTCTTGGCCAAAGAAATTGGGGATGCCAAGTTTCTGCATTTTCTCCCCAACCTCATCCAGTTGGATCTGTCTTTCAATTTTGAACTTCAGGTCTATCGTGCATTTATGAATCTATCGCAAGCATTTTCTTCACTGAAAAGCCTAAAAATTTTACGGATCAGAGGATATGTCTTTAAAGAGCTGCAAAGCTTTAACCTCTTGCCGTTACATAATCTTCAAAATCTCGAAGTTCTTGATCTTGGCACtaactttataaaaattgctAACCTCAGCatgtttaaacaatttaaaagattGAAAGTCATCGATCTTTCAGTGAATAAAATATCACCTTCAGGAGATTCAAGTGAAGTTGGCTTCTGCTCCAACGCCAGAACTTCTGTAGAAAGTTCTGAACCCCAGGTCCTCGAACAATTACATTATTTCAAATACGATGAGTATGCAAGGAGTTGCAGGTTCAAAACCAAAGAGGCTTCTTTCGTGCCTATTAATGAAAGCTGCCACCAGTATGAGCACACCTTGGATCTAAGtagaaacaatatattttttgtcAAGTCCTCTGATTTTCAGCATCTTTCTTTCCTCGAATGCCTGAATTTGTCAGGAAATAGCATTGGCCAAACTCTTAGTGGCAGTGAATTCCAACCTTTAGTAGAGCTGAAATACTTGGACTTCTCCAACAACCGGCTTGATTTGCTCCATTCAACAGCATTTGAAGAGCTTCACAAACTGGAAGTTCTGGATATAAGCAGTAATAGCCATTATTTTCAATCAGAAGGAATTACTCACATGCTAAACTTTACCAAGAACCTAAAGGCTCTGCAGAAACTGATGATGAATGACAATGACATCTCTTCCTCCACCAGCAGGACCATGGAGAGTGAGTCTCTTAGAACTCTGGAATTCAGAGGAAATCACTTGGATGTTTTATGGAGAGATGGTGATAACAGATACTTACAATTATTCAAGAATCTGCTAAAATTGGAGGAATTAGACATCTCCAGAAATTCCCTAAGTTTCTTGCCTCCTGGAGTTTTTGATGGTATGCCTCCAAATCTAAAGAATCTCTCTTTGGCCAAAAATGGGCTCAAATCTTTCAACTGGGGAAAACTTCAGTGTCTGAAGAACCTAGACACTTTGGACCTCAGCCACAACCAACTGACAACTGTCCCTGAGAGATTATCCAACTGTTCCAGAAGCCTCAAGAAACTGATTCTTAAGAATAATCAAATCAGGAGACTGACAAAGTATTTTCTACAAGATGCCTTCCAGTTGCGATATCTGGACCTCAGTTCGAATAAAATCCAGATGATCCAAAAGACCAGCTTCCCAGAAAATGTCCTCAACAATCTGGAGATGTTGCTTTTGCATCATAATCGGTTTCTGTGCACTTGTGATGCTGTGTGGTTTGTCTGGTGGGTTAACCATACTGAGGTGACTATTCCTTACTTGGCCACAGATGTGACTTGTGTGGGGCCAGGAGCACACAAGGGCCAGAGTGTGGTGTCCCTGGACCTGTACACCTGTGAGTTGGATCTAACTAACCTGATTCTGTTCTCACTTTCCATATCTGCATCTCTCTTTCTCATGGTGATAATGACAGCCAGTCACCTCTATTTCTGGGATGTGTGgtatatttaccatttctgtAAGGCCAAGATAAAGGGGTATCAGCGTCTAATATCACCAGACTCTTGCTATGATGCTTTTATTGTGTATGACACTAAAGACCCAGCTGTGACAGAGTGGGTTTTGGCTGAGCTGGTGGCCAAACTGGAAGAcccaagagaaaaacattttaatttatgtcTCGAGGAAAGGGACTGGTTACCAGGGCAGCCAGTTCTGGAAAACCTTTCCCAGAGCATACAGCTTAGCAAAAAGACAGTGTTTGTGATGACAGACAAGTATGCAAAGACTGAAAATTTTAAGATAGCATTTTACTTGTCCCATCAGAGGCTCATGGATGAAAAAGTAGATGTGATTATCTTGATATTTCTTGAGAAGCCCTTTCAGAAGTCCAAGTTCCTCCAGCTCCGGAAAAGGCTCTGTGGGAGATCTGTCCTTGAGTGGCCAACAAACCCGCAAGCTCACCCATACTTCTGGCAGTGTCTGAAGAATGCCCTGGCCGCGGACAATCATGTGGCCTATAGTCAGGTGTTCAAGGAAACGGTCTAG